From Primulina huaijiensis isolate GDHJ02 chromosome 15, ASM1229523v2, whole genome shotgun sequence, one genomic window encodes:
- the LOC140958632 gene encoding putative late blight resistance protein homolog R1A-3 gives MAFAALVSLKQTLEQILLQPHQYSRPFEKQRIEDFHSKLEYLLDFLENTPLEIDERTNSFEIKITASAYRAQDFFDLHQTNLLGPVNVSQFKIHAINSLRTYIAAINDIPELVCQHEFALSRISQLEKDDFQNMEEEFDSILEDAAKIKELPGLLMVEESDFRASNSSSSGSSKLGSSSNNPIVGFEEQLVQIKDRLTGEPDKLNILLSLVGMGGIGKTTLATNVYKDPCVACHFDIRIWVTVSQSYSTREIMLHVLDSMDKLTDKIRGETEDRLVVYIHKALKDKRYLVTIDDIWDTRAWDLLKFSFPNDNNGSRIILTTRLRDVATYAESSETYDIPLLSTEQCWTLLCAKVFGGESCPSELQEIGMKIAQNCGGLPLSVVVIGGLLSQVKMTQDEWRKVAANVSSLVSSSGDQCSETLRLSYKYLPLRLKACFLYMGVFPEDYEIPASKLANLWAAEGFLKQDRLNCLEEVAERCLEELVERSLISPYKRNYEGKIKTCKIHDLLRHFCVKEANKENFLYVAKRYANVLPYISHSQRRTIIHPTTLKGRADFLYSTPSLSYARSFIILGKHDLSSPLFLKFRLLRTLDASQVSFLEFPLEILELSNLRYIAFKYKGNIPGSISKLLNLQTLIISQDYHLFERKVESYLPVEIWDKLHLRHVHFLQISYLDPADAPLILKDLQTLSGIRNLKFTLDMLNRISNIRELEITYDPLSWEKGFLYYHLENLVHLDKLTTLTINLWVIFGLNMTSGLKYSFPPSLEKLSLRGCEIPWHNLSIIGSLPNLQVLKLREHACQGPTWEPHEGEFCKLEMLVLEELDLMNWRADSEHFPRMQRLVIRNCRNLVEIPSGIGEISTLTRIEVDNCRESVVVSAKEILGMQESLGNDGFQVVCSMFGNMYFNGSVMKQKHWDMLGPKKPVLRGHADPWNKATIVLNFNESISKLNM, from the coding sequence ATGGCATTTGCTGCTCTAGTTTCTCTCAAACAGACTCTCGAGCAAATCTTGTTGCAGCCTCATCAGTATTCGAGACCTTTCGAGAAGCAACGTATCGAGGATTTCCATTCAAAACTTGAATACTTGctggattttcttgaaaatacaCCCCTTGAAATCGATgaaagaacaaattctttcgaAATAAAAATAACAGCTTCTGCCTACCGAGCACAGGATTTCTTTGACCTCCATCAAACCAATCTGTTGGGTCCCGTTAATGTATCTCAATTCAAGATTCATGCAATAAACTCTCTCCGAACATACATCGCTGCAATAAATGATATACCCGAGTTAGTTTGTCAGCACGAGTTCGCCCTCAGTCGCATCTCTCAACTAGAAAAAGACGACTTCCAAAACATGGAGGAGGAGTTCGATTCCATATTGGAAGATGCTGCAAAGATAAAAGAACTACCAGGGCTACTCATGGTGGAAGAAAGTGATTTCCGAGCTTCAAATTCTTCAAGTTCAGGTTCGTCAAAACTAGGTTCGAGTAGCAACAATCCGATAGTGGGATTTGAGGAACAATTGGTGCAAATTAAGGATCGGCTTACTGGGGAACCGGACAAGCTAAATATCCTCCTCTCATTAGTAGGAATGGGAGGTATTGGTAAGACAACTCTTGCTACGAATGTTTATAAGGATCCGTGTGTTGCATGTCACTTCGACATTCGTATTTGGGTTACTGTATCTCAGTCATATAGTACGCGAGAAATCATGTTACATGTCCTAGATTCGATGGACAAATTGACAGATAAAATACGAGGAGAGACTGAGGATCGGTTGGTTGTTTACATACACAAAGCCTTGAAGGATAAGAGGTATCTTGTGACCATAGATGATATATGGGATACTAGAGCTTGGGATTTATTGAAATTCTCATTTCCAAATGACAATAATGGAAGTCGGATCATTTTAACGACTAGACTGCGGGATGTGGCTACTTATGCTGAATCTTCTGAAACCTATGATATTCCTCTTTTAAGTACTGAACAATGTTGGACTCTGCTTTGTGCTAAGGTTTTTGGTGGTGAATCTTGTCCTTCCGAGTTACAAGAAATCGGGATGAAAATCGCCCAAAATTGTGGAGGCCTGCCTCTTTCTGTCGTGGTGATTGGTGGGCTTCTCTCCCAGGTGAAAATGACACAAGATGAATGGAGAAAGGTTGCAGCAAATGTAAGTTCACTTGTGTCTTCAAGTGGTGATCAATGTTCAGAGACATTAAGGTTGAGTTACAAGTACTTGCCTCTTCGTTTGAAGGCTTGCTTTCTTTATATGGGCGTTTTTCCAGAAGATTATGAGATCCCGGCTTCAAAACTAGCAAATTTATGGGCTGCAGAGGGATTCTTGAAACAAGATCGACTCAACTGCTTGGAAGAGGTGGCCGAGAGGTGTTTAGAAGAGCTCGTTGAAAGAAGCTTGATTTCACCTTATAAACGAAACTATGAAGGTAAGATCAAAACATGCAAAATTCATGATCTTCTACGACATTTTTGTGTCAAAGAAGCGAACAAGGAGAATTTTCTGTACGTTGCAAAAAGATACGCAAATGTGTTACCATATATTTCACACAGTCAGCGCCGTACAATCATTCATCCGACGACACTCAAAGGTCGTGCTGATTTTTTATACTCCACACCATCACTTTCATATGCCCGTTCGTTCATAATCCTAGGAAAACACGATTTGTCCTCGCCTCTTTTTCTAAAGTTTAGACTACTCAGGACACTAGATGCCAGCCAGGTAAGCTTCCTTGAATTCCCATTAGAAATCTTAGAACTTTCGAACCTGCGGTACATTGCTTTCAAATACAAAGGGAACATACCCGGATCAATATCCAAGCTCTTGAATCTTCAAACTTTGATTATTAGTCAAGATTATCACTTGTTCGAAAGAAAGGTCGAATCTTATTTACCCGTAGAGATATGGGACAAGCTTCATTTGAGACACGTCCATTTCTTGCAAATTTCTTATCTTGATCCAGCTGATGCACCACTGATTCTCAAAGATCTACAGACTCTTTCAGGAATAAggaatttgaaattcactttGGATATGTTAAATAGAATTTCAAACATCAGGGAACTAGAAATTACATACGATCCTCTCAGTTGGGAAAAAGGATTTTTGTACTATCACCTTGAGAATCTTGTCCATCTAGACAAACTCACAACATTAACAATCAATTTATGGGTGATTTTTGGTTTGAACATGACCTCGGGACTAAAGTATTCGTTTCCTCCGTCACTTGAAAAGTTGAGTTTAAGAGGATGTGAGATCCCATGGCACAATCTGTCTATTATTGGTTCGTTGCCTAATCTTCAAGTGCTGAAACTTAGAGAACATGCTTGTCAAGGTCCGACGTGGGAGCCGCATGAAGGCGAGTTCTGTAAACTAGAAATGTTGGTACTTGAAGAACTAGACTTGATGAATTGGAGAGCTGATTCTGAACATTTTCCGAGGATGCAGCGGCTAGTTATTCGAAATTGTCGGAACTTGGTGGAGATCCCATCTGGGATCGGGGAAATTTCGACGCTCACGAGGATTGAGGTGGATAATTGTCG